Genomic window (Cololabis saira isolate AMF1-May2022 chromosome 10, fColSai1.1, whole genome shotgun sequence):
actgtcttggggttacatttgcaaaaaatgctaaaaaccaaatgctcaaaaattaaaaaccaaaatatagcgaaaatggaacaaataaaaacggaatgtgggaaaaaataaaaccaatttcatccatctctgtttcctccctggatctgtttggtaattctgactcacatgatgtttctgaaagcagttctatcagcattctgggagctgattggtccttacagcatcattagctgccaatacttgctgctgaatctcaatataatactagtagtaatattttgcataactacagtcatataattcatgcaacagctcaaaaaaacgttttagtaacactaacccaaatcaatatcggaatcgaatcgaatcggatcgaatcaaatcttgataatcgattctgaatcttaagaatcggaatcgaatcgattcttgacatttgaatcgatcccctaTAATAAAGCAGACGGAGGAGTGTCAAAAGCACCAAAGAAGGAACATGAACGTGATCCACGCACTCCTGCCAGGTTTATCCAAATGATTGTGGgtttgttggagcagctgtattGATTGCATCTTCAGCTCCAATCCCCTGGTGATATGCAAACTGCAATTGGTTCTGAAAGGTGCTTGTTTGCTTAATCAGGTGGGCCAATGCAAAGGATTCTCAGGACTTTCATGGTCTGTGATGTTAGGGACATTAGTCATTTAGGAGcggatgggtgatatttttctgGGACTGACACAAGCAGGATGTCCCCATACATAGCTGATCTGTACAGGACTCTGGGGCTCGCaccacctggacctgcagtcTTGTTTTGATTAAATCTCCCCACCTGCCTCCTTCACCTGACTGCTGGAGACGAGCAGATGGCTGAGGGAGGCAGAGGTTATGGAAAAACACTCGGTTTTATGAGAATGTACACATAGAAgctttgttcgttcgttcgttcgttcgttcgttcgttcgttcgttcgttcgttcgttcgttcgttcgttcgttcgttcgttcgttcgtttttatttatttcgaacatgtataaaaaaaaacaagaaacaaagataagagaaacaaatacaggtgggcattccaccacataaaggaaaaaaaaaacacatcaaaaaacatatttcagttacatgttcgaaaaggagtgggaggaagtataaatgtatttaatcccaccccttttccacaactaaacatacattatatgcctgtatttacgttttatactatacactaatttgtataaataaatatatataatttttacaaaaataacctgtttaataccaaatgtaagctctatcataaatataatatacagtaactatgatataaatataatatgactatgatataaatataactatgatataaatatattaaataaaaaaatatataagtaaaaataataaaagcttagtaactacttttttttttttacatttaataacAGATGAGTACCTTCTTCTTTTACAGAGGCATGAAGGTGATTGAGAACAGAGCCATGAAAGatgaggagaagatggagatcCAAGAGCTGCAGCTCAAAGAAGCCAAGCACATTGCAGAGGAAGCCGACCGCAAATACGAGGAGGTACGGACACAGAGATCATCAGTGTTTTTCAGTTTCCAAATAGATCTGATGATGTCATTTCTGCTGTTGCTCAGCTGTGAGTTTATGTCTTTTTAATGACAGGTTGCACGTAAACTGGTCATCCTCGAGGGTGAGCTGGAGAGGGCAGAAGAGAGGGCCGAAATTTCTGAACTGTAAGCACAAATACATTGAAAAGTTGCATTCCCAAGCACTGTATCCATGCGTTGCCAAGAGGACGAGTCATTTTATTTCTATATTCTCTTAATATAGTAAGTGTGGTGACCTGGAGGAAGAGCTCAAGAATGTCACCAACAACCTCAAGTCTCTAGAGGCTCAGTCTGACAAGGTTGGTTTCACACCAGTGCGCTGCTtgaaatgaaacattttcaCACATTCACGTTCCTAAAAGACAAATTTTTTGTGAGATAAACACTTATGATGGACTAGACTGAATGATTACTTCTTTTGGCAGAATAATAACTGAACTATTGCTTTCTCTGTGTAGTACTCTGTGAAAGAAGACAAATATGAAGAGGAGATTAAAGTCCTGACTGACAGGCTTAAGGAGGTAAATTCTTCTCTTTTTAAGTTACCTGTGTTCATAGATGTGCACTGTTTAGATATAACTAATATGTATAATCTTTTGATAAGGCGGAGACCCGTGCAGAATTTGCAGAAAGGACAGTGGCTAAACTGGAAAAGACCATAGATGACTTAGAAGGTACACTTCATCTCAGTCACCCCTTTCCATTCCTgttactgtgtgtttgtttaaatATTTCGTGTACTCAAATCTTTTAACCTTTgtcatttctctctttttcctgcACGCATCTTCCTTTTCtgatcttcctcctcctgcttcctctttgacctttgacctgcagACGAGCTGTACACTCAGAAGCTGAAATACAAGGGTATCAGCGAGGAGCTGGATCAAGCCCTCAATGATATGAACACCTTGTAAAAGCTTGCGTTTGGCTAAAGATGTTTTCACTTTCACTTTGTCTCCCTTTGCCTTATCAGAAGCCCTTTCTGTGTCTCTTCTGGTCTCCCTGCTCCTCTCTCATGTTTCGTTGAACTGAAGCTCAATAAAgacatttttctgttttcacACTATCTTCTGTCAGTCATTCAGTCTTTCGCCAACTGTACAGTATATAGCACAAAAGTGTGGTGTCTTAATGCATAGTATGCACTATAACAAACCATTTTTTATTAAAGTATCCACTGATTATTAGCCACTGTGTTTTATATCtgctgccattgtttatttttttattctctttgcAGACAACCTATCACATGCAAAAGAGGAAAACGTAGGAATGCACCAAGTCCTGGACCAAACACTGCAGGAACTCAATAGCTTGTAAAACAATCAAGCTGAACATCCAACAATTAAAAAGAAACTCtgtttttgataaaaaaatatgttttacttACCATCCATTCTTTGTCATTTCACTCTAATCTGTTACTGTTAAACACATTCATtccttttatatatttatgtttcttttgtttcttttctctttaaacAAAGGTTTTGGGTCCAAACAATTTCAATATCAGGGCTAGAAATTGTGTTGTAGACCAGATTCTGAGCACAAATAAAGCTGCTGATGGTTTCGGTCTCAGTGCAGCAGCTGATAATCATGATGAGTGATCATTTGTGTCCTTTTTGTACTGATCTGCATGTTCCGCTATGTTTTTCTAGGCAACTTAACACACAGCTATACAGTGTAACGAGGAATGAAATAATCTTTCAGTCTGCCTGTATTAAATgtgtaaatgcatttttttgtatGCTCAACTAAGACAGTGAATTTGCTGTTGTTTCTTGAAATAATACCACCTATTACACTTTTTTTCATAACATGTGAAGCAAATTATTGGAAAATGCAAACACAGTAACAGACACAACCCTCAGATGACAGAAAACCATTTaaatttgtaaaatattttagaTTATATTTGAATCAAAAGCAATTGGGTTCTGATTTTTCTCAGGTAATGCTAGTGTGTAAGTTAGTTTAACTACAATTCATCACCTAGCTTTCCCAGATATACCCCGAAGATAACTACATTCATTACTCATTCAGCTCCTTTAGCCATGGAAAAGCTTCAATGTAAATGACTTGTAAATGagcttttaaatgtttatttcacaaCACAATGTCCTGTAATGAAATACAAGAAAGATGAGAGCAATCCAACATCTGATTAAGTCAGGGGAAATATTATGCATACAAGTGAAAGGGTACTATACAGGCTGCAACATGTGAGCTACCAGGCTACCAGACTCATCACACAGCATGCATTGGCACACACCTACGGTATTCTCTCGCCTGGTGGTAAGATTAAGGCTGCACCCTGCTGCCTGCACAAACAAATATGTTCCTGATCAGAATCACTGCCTCCCTCGAGTTGTAAGCAAAATAAGATCTGACATTTTAAAGACGTACAGCTTACATGGGGTGATCTGGGTTGGTTATTTCAGCTTGTACCATACGTTCTACACCTACAGTATGAAGGTACGATTGTAACGGTGATGGTTAAAGAGGAAACAGTTATAGGGAAtagggaaaaaatatatattacccAAACATTTAGGAAAACCTTCCATAGATGAGCCAAATTCTCTCTGGTTTTGCTCATGTGAAAAGAGGCTACCAATTGTTCTTGAAATCAATGCATCTGTTTAGTTACAAAGGATGAAAAATTAACATTGTAGATGTCCTATTATTCTATAAAGCAGGAGCTAGTACAGGATACCCTTGATAAATCAAAAGAACACTGAACACTGCATACTTGGGGCAAAAATGTCAATCTTTACTTTTGagttaaaagaaaataagataATGAAAGAAATATCCTGCAAGCTTACAAGAGCTTGGACACATACCAGTGGCACTGTAGTCATAACTGGCACCAAACAGTCAGTCATGTAcataatatattaaaatattgCTTTGTTTCCCCATATGAAAGCCTTTTGTTGTCTCTTATCAATCCTGGAGatgttattctttttttttcaaatacaaaatggattgatttaaaaaaattttaag
Coding sequences:
- the tpm4b gene encoding tropomyosin 4b isoform X2 encodes the protein MEAIKKKMQMLKLDKENAIDRAEQAETDKKTAEDKCKQLEDELLALQKKLKGTEDELDKYSEALKDAQEKLELSDKKATDAEGEVASLNRRIQLVEEELDRAQERLATALQKLEEAEKAADESERGMKVIENRAMKDEEKMEIQELQLKEAKHIAEEADRKYEEVARKLVILEGELERAEERAEISELKCGDLEEELKNVTNNLKSLEAQSDKYSVKEDKYEEEIKVLTDRLKEAETRAEFAERTVAKLEKTIDDLEDELYTQKLKYKGISEELDQALNDMNTL
- the tpm4b gene encoding tropomyosin 4b isoform X3 translates to MEMVKKKIQTLQQQVDEAEDRALAVQRTLDTEREGREKAEGEVASLNRRIQLVEEELDRAQERLATALQKLEEAEKAADESERGMKVIENRAMKDEEKMEIQELQLKEAKHIAEEADRKYEEVARKLVILEGELERAEERAEISELKCGDLEEELKNVTNNLKSLEAQSDKYSVKEDKYEEEIKVLTDRLKEAETRAEFAERTVAKLEKTIDDLEDNLSHAKEENVGMHQVLDQTLQELNSL
- the tpm4b gene encoding tropomyosin 4b isoform X4, yielding MEMVKKKIQTLQQQVDEAEDRALAVQRTLDTEREGREKAEGEVASLNRRIQLVEEELDRAQERLATALQKLEEAEKAADESERGMKVIENRAMKDEEKMEIQELQLKEAKHIAEEADRKYEEVARKLVILEGELERAEERAEISELKCGDLEEELKNVTNNLKSLEAQSDKYSVKEDKYEEEIKVLTDRLKEAETRAEFAERTVAKLEKTIDDLEDELYTQKLKYKGISEELDQALNDMNTL
- the tpm4b gene encoding tropomyosin 4b isoform X1 yields the protein MEAIKKKMQMLKLDKENAIDRAEQAETDKKTAEDKCKQLEDELLALQKKLKGTEDELDKYSEALKDAQEKLELSDKKATDAEGEVASLNRRIQLVEEELDRAQERLATALQKLEEAEKAADESERGMKVIENRAMKDEEKMEIQELQLKEAKHIAEEADRKYEEVARKLVILEGELERAEERAEISELKCGDLEEELKNVTNNLKSLEAQSDKYSVKEDKYEEEIKVLTDRLKEAETRAEFAERTVAKLEKTIDDLEDNLSHAKEENVGMHQVLDQTLQELNSL